Proteins from one Oryza sativa Japonica Group chromosome 12, ASM3414082v1 genomic window:
- the LOC4352199 gene encoding TPD1 protein homolog 1A precursor, with the protein MRVSSASSTPPPPAFAAAAWAVVLLAMLRSDVALAAAASSNDDTGLSPLMPPPPLAAPVPAAVSPAPATPPAVLSPRKLLRPQGADVVGVGFVSGSGGGGGGDGVRTRRVDDGCAGADDIAIYQGRATPLPSGVPAYTVDVMNRCAGGGGGDEECAIAGIHVRCGWFSSVSLVDPRVFRRLGHDDCLLNDGRPLLAGETVSFEYTNSFPYKLSVSVATCVVDPAAP; encoded by the exons ATGAGGGTCTCCTCGGCGTCcagtacgccgccgccgccggcgttcgCGGCCGCGGCGTGGGCGGTGGTGCTGCTCGCCATGCTCCGCTCCgacgtcgccctcgccgccgccgcatcctccaaCGACGACACAG GTCTCTCGCCgttgatgccgccgccgccgctcgccgccccgGTTCCCGCGGCGGTTTCTCCGGCCCCGGCGACGCCTCCCGCCGTCCTCtccccccgcaagctcctccgCCCGCAAG GCGCggacgtcgtcggcgtcggtttcgtctccggcagcggcggcggaggaggaggagacggagtACGGACGCGCCGGGTGGACGACGGGTGCGCGGGGGCGGACGACATCGCGATCTACCAGGGGAGGGCGACGCCGCTGCCGAGCGGGGTGCCGGCGTACACGGTGGACGTGATGAACcggtgcgccggcggcggcggcggcgacgaggagtgcGCCATCGCGGGGATCCACGTGCGGTGCGGGTGGTTCAGCTCGGTGAGCCTGGTGGACCCGCGCGTGTTCCGCCGGCTCGGCCACGACGACTGCCTCCTCAACGACGGCCGcccgctcctcgccggcgagaCCGTCTCCTTCGAGTACACCAACTCCTTCCCCTACAAGCTCTCCGTCTCCGTCGCAACCTGCGTCGTCGACCCCGCCGCCCCATAG